One segment of Anaeromyxobacter diazotrophicus DNA contains the following:
- a CDS encoding ABC-F family ATP-binding cassette domain-containing protein translates to MSLLTASGLALAYGPKVLLHEAGFAIGPRDRIGLVGANGTGKSSLLRILAGEISPDAGTLAWRRGGRAGYLPQDVAALPSGPLVEVVLASVPGRGAVEAQLAATEAALREERQPEEQLELSQALADLHAELDHFEERFGRHRAERILTGLGFAPAELERDSAALSGGWKMRAALAGLLLQDPDLLLLDEPTNHLDIPTLTWFDAFLRGSQKALLLISHDREFLNRQIGRVLALEPEGLRGYAGNYDDYRRLRAEEEERLGAAARRQEARRAELQGFIDRFGAKATKARQAQSRQKMLDKMEEVQVLEERATLSFRFAEAPRSGKEVVRLEGVAKAFGDRIVYRGLSGQVLRGERVGIIGPNGAGKTTLLRLVAGELAADAGEVKLGHSVVPGYYAQHHFEAAPGDASRGFGALDPRKTILDTLWDVVPDQGEAYVRGVAGGFLFSGSDVEKPIGVLSGGERARVALARILLLRSNLLLLDEPTNHLDLTSSEALIEALRGYDGTMLFVSHNRSFLNGLATRIWEVKDGAILDQPGNLDDWLYHQRQLEEQRAEGPARGAEARLDAKAAPVNDRDRRRLEAEARNARYARERPLRQAIAALERRIAELEAAQKTAEAALADPALYQDFARARPHVEALAAAKDELAALYADWEAKQVELESLAG, encoded by the coding sequence ATGTCCCTCCTCACCGCCAGCGGCCTCGCGCTCGCCTACGGACCCAAGGTCCTCCTCCACGAGGCCGGCTTCGCGATCGGCCCGCGCGACCGGATCGGGCTGGTCGGCGCCAACGGCACCGGCAAGTCCTCGCTGCTGCGCATCCTCGCCGGCGAGATCTCGCCCGACGCCGGCACCCTCGCCTGGCGCCGCGGCGGGCGCGCCGGCTACCTGCCCCAGGACGTGGCGGCCCTCCCCTCCGGCCCGCTGGTCGAGGTGGTCCTCGCCTCGGTCCCGGGACGCGGCGCGGTGGAGGCACAGCTCGCCGCCACCGAGGCGGCGCTGCGCGAGGAGCGCCAGCCGGAGGAGCAGCTCGAGCTCTCCCAGGCGCTCGCCGATCTGCACGCCGAGCTCGACCACTTCGAGGAGCGCTTCGGGCGACACCGCGCCGAGCGCATCCTGACCGGCCTCGGCTTCGCGCCGGCCGAGCTCGAGCGCGACTCGGCGGCGCTCTCCGGCGGCTGGAAGATGCGGGCCGCGCTGGCCGGGCTGCTCCTGCAGGACCCCGACCTGCTCCTCCTGGACGAGCCGACCAACCACCTCGACATCCCCACCCTCACCTGGTTCGACGCCTTCCTGCGCGGCTCGCAGAAGGCGCTCCTCCTCATCAGCCACGACCGCGAGTTCCTGAACCGCCAGATCGGGCGGGTGCTGGCGCTCGAGCCGGAGGGGCTGCGCGGCTACGCCGGGAACTACGACGACTACCGGCGGCTGCGCGCCGAGGAGGAGGAGCGGCTCGGGGCGGCGGCGCGGCGGCAGGAGGCGCGCCGGGCCGAGCTGCAGGGCTTCATCGACCGCTTCGGCGCCAAGGCCACCAAGGCGCGGCAGGCGCAGAGCCGCCAGAAGATGCTCGACAAGATGGAGGAGGTGCAGGTCCTGGAGGAGCGGGCCACCCTCTCCTTCCGCTTCGCCGAGGCGCCCCGCTCCGGCAAGGAGGTGGTGCGGCTCGAGGGCGTGGCGAAGGCCTTCGGCGACCGGATCGTCTACCGCGGCCTCTCCGGCCAGGTGCTGCGCGGCGAGCGCGTCGGCATCATCGGGCCGAACGGGGCCGGCAAGACGACGCTCCTGCGGCTCGTCGCGGGCGAGCTCGCCGCGGACGCGGGCGAGGTGAAGCTCGGGCACTCGGTGGTGCCGGGGTACTACGCCCAACACCATTTCGAGGCCGCCCCCGGGGACGCCTCGCGCGGCTTCGGCGCGCTCGACCCGCGGAAGACCATCCTCGACACGCTGTGGGACGTGGTGCCGGACCAGGGGGAGGCGTACGTCCGCGGCGTGGCGGGCGGCTTCCTCTTCTCCGGCAGCGACGTCGAGAAGCCCATCGGCGTGCTCTCGGGCGGGGAGCGGGCGCGGGTGGCGCTGGCGCGCATCCTACTGCTGCGCTCGAACCTGCTGCTCCTCGACGAGCCGACCAACCACCTCGACCTCACCTCGTCCGAGGCGCTCATCGAGGCCTTGCGCGGCTACGACGGCACGATGCTGTTCGTCTCGCACAACCGCAGCTTCCTGAACGGCCTCGCCACCCGGATCTGGGAGGTGAAGGACGGGGCGATCCTCGACCAGCCCGGGAACCTCGACGACTGGCTCTACCACCAGCGGCAGCTCGAGGAGCAGCGCGCCGAGGGCCCGGCGCGGGGCGCCGAGGCGCGCCTGGACGCGAAGGCCGCGCCGGTCAACGACCGCGACCGCCGCCGCCTGGAGGCCGAGGCGCGCAACGCCCGCTACGCGCGCGAGCGGCCCCTGCGTCAGGCCATCGCCGCCCTGGAGCGCCGCATCGCGGAGCTGGAGGCCGCCCAGAAGACGGCCGAGGCCGCGCTCGCCGATCCCGCGCTGTACCAGGACTTCGCCCGGGCGCGCCCGCACGTCGAGGCCCTCGCGGCGGCGAAGGACGAGCTCGCGGCGCTGTACGCGGACTGGGAGGCGAAGCAGGTCGAGCTGGAGTCGCTCGCCGGCTGA
- a CDS encoding response regulator: MTTSTDTPLLTALLVEDDARLAALTRDYLASHEVVVTIAADGRQGLAEALARRYDVVLLDLMLPGKNGLDVCRELRARSDVPVIVLTARGEEADRVLGLELGADDYLAKPFSPRELLARIRAVVRRARGQAGPSLEVVRVGALVVDPAARRATRDGQELQLTAYEFALLKALAERAGRVLTREQLMELAKGSAEESFDRSVDVHVSRLRHKLGDDPKRPRLLKTVRGLGYLLAAEGE, encoded by the coding sequence GTGACCACCTCCACGGACACCCCGCTCCTCACCGCGCTCCTCGTCGAGGACGACGCGAGGCTGGCCGCGCTGACGCGCGACTACCTCGCGTCGCACGAGGTGGTGGTGACGATCGCCGCCGACGGCCGGCAGGGGCTGGCCGAGGCGCTGGCGCGCCGGTACGACGTCGTCCTGCTCGACCTCATGCTCCCGGGGAAGAACGGCCTCGACGTCTGCCGCGAGCTGCGCGCCCGCTCCGACGTCCCGGTCATCGTCCTCACCGCCCGCGGCGAGGAGGCGGACCGGGTGCTCGGGCTCGAGCTCGGCGCGGACGACTACCTCGCGAAGCCCTTCTCGCCGCGCGAGCTCCTGGCGCGCATCCGGGCGGTGGTGCGCCGGGCGCGCGGCCAGGCGGGGCCGTCCCTGGAGGTGGTGCGGGTCGGCGCGCTGGTGGTCGATCCGGCGGCGCGGCGCGCCACGCGCGACGGCCAGGAGCTCCAGCTCACCGCCTACGAGTTCGCGCTCCTCAAGGCGCTGGCGGAGCGCGCCGGGCGCGTGCTCACCCGCGAGCAGCTCATGGAGCTCGCCAAGGGGAGCGCCGAGGAGTCGTTCGACCGCTCGGTGGACGTCCACGTCTCGCGACTGCGCCACAAGCTCGGCGACGACCCCAAGCGGCCGCGGCTGCTCAAGACGGTCCGCGGCCTCGGCTACCTGCTCGCTGCCGAGGGCGAGTAG
- a CDS encoding sigma-54-dependent transcriptional regulator, translated as MTPRVLVVDDDPGLRYTLREILSGEGIEVEEAADGAEALARFEASPFPLVVTDLRMPGLDGLELTRRLAARSPPPRVVVVTAHGSERQAVEAMKAGAWDYFRKPFENDELLAVVRRALEAAHLVEENARLTGALALSGSLVFASPAMARLAELVARVGPRDVTVLIEGESGTGKERVAEALWRASRRADRPLVRFNCAALSPELAEAELFGHARGAFTGAVRARAGLFGEADGGTLLLDEIGDLAPAAQAKLLRVLQDGEVRAVGEDRARRVDVRVLAATHRDLRAQVARGAFREDLLYRLDVVKLHLPPLRERPEDIPLLARHFLALFSARFGVQCPPPGPELLARLAAHPWPGNVRELEHALESLVALSPEGELDLALVPAAGGGAPAAPPLGLKQRVEAYERGLLVDALREAGGRRAEAARALGISRVTLHDKLRKYALGPDGDGGG; from the coding sequence GTGACCCCCCGCGTCCTGGTGGTCGACGACGATCCCGGCCTGCGCTACACGCTGCGCGAGATCCTGAGCGGCGAGGGGATCGAGGTCGAGGAGGCGGCCGACGGGGCCGAGGCGCTGGCGCGCTTCGAGGCCTCGCCCTTCCCGCTCGTGGTGACCGACCTGCGCATGCCGGGGCTCGACGGCCTCGAGCTGACGCGCCGGCTGGCCGCGCGCTCCCCCCCGCCGCGGGTGGTGGTCGTCACCGCCCACGGCTCGGAGCGGCAGGCGGTGGAGGCCATGAAGGCGGGCGCCTGGGACTACTTCCGCAAGCCGTTCGAGAACGACGAGCTCCTGGCGGTCGTGCGGCGGGCGCTCGAGGCCGCCCACCTGGTGGAGGAGAACGCGCGGCTCACCGGGGCGCTGGCGCTGTCCGGCTCGCTGGTCTTCGCCTCGCCGGCCATGGCGCGGCTGGCGGAGCTGGTGGCGCGGGTCGGCCCGCGCGACGTGACCGTGCTCATCGAGGGCGAGAGCGGCACCGGCAAGGAGCGGGTGGCGGAGGCGCTCTGGCGCGCGTCGCGGCGCGCCGATCGGCCGCTCGTCCGCTTCAACTGCGCCGCGCTCAGCCCGGAGCTGGCCGAGGCGGAGCTGTTCGGGCACGCCCGCGGCGCCTTCACCGGGGCGGTGCGGGCGCGGGCCGGCCTGTTCGGCGAGGCGGACGGCGGCACCCTGCTCCTGGACGAGATCGGCGACCTCGCCCCCGCGGCGCAGGCGAAGCTCCTCCGCGTGCTGCAGGACGGCGAGGTGCGCGCGGTGGGCGAGGACCGCGCGCGCCGGGTGGACGTGCGGGTGCTGGCCGCCACCCACCGCGACCTCCGCGCCCAGGTGGCGCGGGGGGCGTTCCGGGAGGATCTGCTCTACCGGCTCGACGTCGTGAAGCTCCACCTGCCTCCCCTGCGCGAGCGGCCGGAGGACATCCCGCTCCTGGCGCGCCACTTCCTCGCCCTGTTCTCGGCCCGCTTCGGAGTCCAGTGCCCGCCGCCCGGGCCGGAGCTCCTGGCGCGGCTCGCCGCCCACCCCTGGCCGGGCAACGTCCGGGAGCTGGAGCACGCGCTGGAGAGCCTGGTCGCGCTCTCGCCCGAGGGCGAGCTCGACCTCGCGCTCGTCCCGGCGGCCGGCGGCGGCGCGCCCGCGGCCCCGCCGCTCGGGCTCAAGCAGCGGGTCGAGGCCTACGAGCGCGGCCTCCTGGTGGACGCGCTGCGCGAGGCCGGCGGCCGGCGCGCCGAGGCCGCGCGCGCGCTGGGCATCTCGCGCGTCACGCTCCACGACAAGCTGCGCAAGTACGCGCTCGGACCGGACGGCGACGGCGGCGGGTGA
- a CDS encoding sensor histidine kinase encodes MNARLPFRLFWRVYLNGLLLLVLVALAVAGVAEALGREPAGRSPERFAAYAAARVSELRSEPAALDRELRRLHEAFGARMTYYRGELAVAASDEERLEPLGPDQRPRLAQGAFKVPGRRFTMAAPVPGEPGAYLILTGHVPQHSLLRGASFLTAVLLALALASIPLARAIASPLERLGRAVRAFGAGDLGARARLAAGGEVGEVAQAFDHMADRMQALVRSEKELLANVSHELRTPLARIRVALEMAEEGDLARSRRYLGEIGADLAELSRLVDDVLTAARLELAEDRGASAELPLRRERADSRDLVLRAAERFQAAHPGRALALEVEETLPEVLADPALLRRVLDNLLDNAGKYSDADRPIVLSARQRDGALEVEVRDRGIGIDAADLPRLFTPFFRTDRSRARGTGGVGLGLALAKRVVEAHGGRIAVESVPGVGTAVRFSVPRAAAS; translated from the coding sequence GTGAACGCGCGCCTCCCGTTCCGCCTCTTCTGGCGGGTCTACCTGAACGGCCTCCTCCTGCTCGTGCTGGTGGCGCTGGCGGTGGCGGGCGTCGCCGAGGCGCTCGGGCGCGAGCCCGCCGGCCGGAGCCCGGAGCGGTTCGCCGCCTACGCGGCGGCGCGGGTGAGCGAGCTGAGGTCGGAGCCGGCCGCCCTGGACCGCGAGCTGCGGCGGCTCCACGAGGCGTTCGGCGCGCGCATGACGTACTACCGCGGCGAGCTGGCGGTGGCCGCCTCCGACGAGGAGCGGCTCGAGCCGCTCGGGCCGGACCAGCGGCCTCGCCTGGCGCAGGGCGCCTTCAAGGTGCCCGGCCGGCGCTTCACGATGGCGGCGCCGGTCCCCGGCGAGCCGGGCGCTTACCTCATCCTCACCGGGCACGTCCCGCAGCACTCGCTCCTGCGCGGCGCCTCCTTCCTGACGGCGGTGCTGCTCGCGCTCGCGCTCGCGTCCATCCCGCTGGCGCGGGCCATCGCCTCCCCGCTGGAGCGGCTCGGCCGCGCCGTGCGCGCCTTCGGCGCGGGCGATCTCGGGGCGCGCGCGCGCCTCGCCGCGGGCGGCGAGGTGGGCGAGGTGGCGCAGGCGTTCGACCACATGGCGGACCGGATGCAGGCGCTGGTGCGGAGCGAGAAGGAGCTGCTCGCCAACGTCTCGCACGAGCTGCGCACGCCGCTCGCCCGTATCCGCGTCGCGCTGGAGATGGCCGAGGAGGGGGACCTCGCGCGCTCGCGCCGCTACCTGGGCGAGATCGGCGCCGACCTGGCCGAGCTGTCGCGGCTCGTGGACGACGTCCTCACCGCGGCGCGCCTCGAGCTGGCCGAGGACCGCGGGGCGAGCGCGGAGCTGCCGCTGCGGCGCGAGCGCGCCGACTCCCGGGACCTCGTGCTCCGCGCCGCCGAGCGCTTCCAGGCGGCGCACCCGGGCCGCGCGCTGGCGCTCGAGGTGGAGGAAACGCTGCCGGAGGTCCTGGCGGACCCAGCCCTCCTGCGGCGCGTGCTCGACAACCTGCTCGACAACGCCGGGAAGTACTCGGACGCGGACCGCCCCATCGTCCTCTCGGCGCGCCAGCGCGACGGCGCGCTCGAGGTGGAGGTGCGCGACCGCGGGATCGGGATCGACGCGGCCGACCTGCCGCGGCTCTTCACCCCGTTCTTCCGGACCGACCGGAGCCGCGCGCGGGGCACCGGCGGGGTGGGGCTGGGCCTCGCGCTCGCGAAGCGGGTGGTCGAGGCGCACGGCGGCCGCATCGCCGTCGAGAGCGTGCCCGGCGTGGGCACCGCGGTGCGGTTCAGCGTCCCCCGGGCGGCAGCCAGTTGA
- a CDS encoding Spy/CpxP family protein refolding chaperone, giving the protein MMKKLASVLAVAALGLGALTLTAFRHHRDPAQMEQMLTKRVDKMLDEVKATPDQRQQILAIKDKLVADGKALRASHADTRQKLLALWNADQPDAAQVHALVDGRADAMKGFADEVADAMLQVHGILTPAQRAQVGAHLQEHLQQHPGSH; this is encoded by the coding sequence ATGATGAAGAAGCTCGCCTCCGTCCTCGCCGTGGCCGCCCTGGGCCTCGGCGCCCTCACCCTCACCGCCTTCCGCCACCACCGCGATCCCGCGCAGATGGAGCAGATGCTGACGAAGCGCGTCGACAAGATGCTGGACGAGGTGAAGGCCACCCCCGACCAGCGCCAGCAGATCCTCGCCATCAAGGACAAGCTCGTCGCCGACGGGAAGGCGCTCCGGGCGAGCCACGCCGACACCCGCCAGAAGCTCCTCGCGCTCTGGAACGCCGACCAGCCCGACGCGGCCCAGGTGCACGCGCTGGTGGACGGCCGCGCCGACGCGATGAAGGGCTTCGCCGACGAGGTGGCGGACGCCATGCTGCAGGTGCACGGCATCCTCACCCCGGCGCAGCGCGCCCAGGTCGGCGCGCACCTCCAGGAGCACCTCCAGCAGCACCCCGGCTCGCACTAG
- a CDS encoding TolC family protein produces the protein MTSLRAALLGSAAALLGTVALADAPAPPRALSLEDALAELEHQSPSLEQARQRREQAAGLARQALAAALPTLTASGSYVRNSDAATAPIGRLLSALQPGAPAPPDLVIQPREAFGANGTLRVPLVAPSAWADVAAARSAERAAGESAEAARLELRAALVQAAWSAAAGDEVVAASERAVGSADDQTRLAERALAAGTGVPLAVLQARTEAVKRRSDLARARADRARAELAAGVLLGRAEPVRIAVPAARPPAALDPRALAEEAEGHRPEVRALAAQVEAAEHDRASARLRLLPQLSASASAFAQTVPYPTGKEEGWRVTVDLTWPLYDGGLRYGKARQAEGRLAEASAALAAQRVAIAQEVDDAARDVGLAVERLALAEEQARLAGEAAATARRGFAGGVASSLDVLDANDRLFQSEVGLAQARARLGLALAAVDRATGRS, from the coding sequence ATGACCTCGCTCCGCGCCGCCCTGCTCGGCTCCGCCGCCGCTCTGCTCGGCACCGTCGCCCTCGCCGACGCGCCCGCGCCGCCCCGTGCGCTCTCGCTCGAGGACGCGCTGGCGGAGCTCGAGCACCAGAGCCCCTCGCTCGAGCAGGCGCGCCAGCGCCGCGAGCAGGCGGCCGGCCTCGCGCGGCAGGCGCTGGCGGCGGCGCTGCCCACCCTCACCGCCTCGGGGAGCTACGTCCGCAACAGCGACGCCGCGACCGCGCCCATCGGGCGGCTGCTCTCGGCCCTGCAACCCGGCGCCCCCGCCCCGCCGGACCTCGTCATCCAGCCCCGCGAGGCGTTCGGCGCGAACGGCACCCTGCGCGTCCCGCTCGTCGCCCCGAGCGCCTGGGCCGACGTCGCCGCCGCCCGGAGCGCCGAGCGGGCCGCCGGCGAGAGCGCCGAGGCGGCGCGCCTGGAGCTCCGGGCGGCGCTGGTCCAGGCGGCCTGGAGCGCAGCGGCGGGAGACGAGGTGGTGGCCGCGAGCGAGCGGGCCGTGGGGAGCGCCGACGACCAGACGCGCCTCGCCGAGCGCGCGCTGGCGGCGGGCACCGGGGTGCCGCTGGCGGTGCTGCAGGCGCGCACCGAGGCGGTGAAGCGGCGGAGCGACCTGGCCCGCGCGCGCGCCGACCGCGCCCGCGCCGAGCTGGCCGCGGGCGTCCTCCTGGGGCGGGCCGAGCCGGTGCGGATCGCGGTCCCGGCGGCGCGTCCCCCCGCCGCCCTCGACCCGCGCGCGCTGGCGGAGGAGGCGGAGGGGCACCGGCCCGAGGTGCGCGCGCTGGCGGCGCAGGTCGAGGCGGCCGAGCACGACCGCGCCTCGGCGCGACTGCGGCTGCTGCCCCAGCTCTCGGCCTCGGCCAGCGCCTTCGCCCAGACCGTCCCCTACCCGACCGGCAAGGAGGAGGGCTGGCGCGTCACGGTCGACCTCACCTGGCCGCTCTACGACGGCGGGCTCCGGTACGGGAAGGCGCGCCAGGCGGAGGGGCGCCTCGCCGAGGCGAGCGCGGCGCTCGCGGCGCAGCGGGTCGCCATCGCGCAGGAGGTGGACGACGCCGCGCGGGACGTGGGCCTGGCGGTGGAGCGGCTCGCCCTGGCCGAGGAGCAGGCGCGCCTCGCCGGGGAGGCGGCCGCCACCGCCCGGCGCGGCTTCGCCGGGGGCGTGGCGAGCTCGCTCGACGTCCTCGACGCGAACGACCGGCTGTTCCAGTCCGAGGTCGGGCTGGCCCAGGCGCGGGCGCGCCTCGGCCTGGCGCTGGCCGCCGTCGATCGTGCGACCGGCCGGAGCTGA
- a CDS encoding sensor histidine kinase produces MRAMLEPGEGRPLPQGFEDIQRQELSRLFGRMADIRLIAFVPAALALAGALAVAEPARWRAAFLFAVLVPLAGLFAAETLRFRRSGLSRGAVTVNLLAAVVGQVALAFATGALESPFTYTFVPLAVMIGLFASPGAGRALVATQVAAVWALAGLELSRRFPGLNLALFGGGPRAGHVDAHLLASATVLSLVLALASRAGRAVRGVFDGMLREALRAREESLRAHAERAEELTALSAEIAHELKNPLASVKGLAALLADGAAPGKPAERLAVLRREVDRMQGVLEEFLNFSRPLVPLAERAVDLALLAEDVAALHEGLARQRGVRIEVRGGQAEARCDERKVKQILINLLQNALEASPAGAAIELWVLPPADGAVSLHVLDRGPGLDPALSGRAFEPGITSKARGSGLGLTIARALARQHGGEVELAPREGGGCAAVLRLPAPAPAAREALA; encoded by the coding sequence ATGCGCGCTATGCTGGAGCCCGGGGAGGGCCGGCCCTTGCCGCAGGGGTTCGAGGACATCCAGCGCCAGGAGCTGTCGCGGCTGTTCGGCCGCATGGCCGACATCCGCCTGATCGCGTTCGTCCCGGCGGCGCTGGCGCTGGCGGGCGCGCTCGCCGTGGCGGAGCCCGCGCGCTGGCGCGCGGCCTTCCTGTTCGCGGTGCTGGTCCCGCTGGCGGGGCTCTTCGCCGCGGAGACGCTGCGGTTCCGGCGCAGCGGGCTCTCGCGGGGCGCGGTCACGGTGAACCTCCTGGCGGCGGTGGTGGGGCAGGTGGCGCTCGCGTTCGCGACCGGCGCGCTGGAGAGCCCCTTCACCTACACCTTCGTCCCGCTGGCGGTGATGATCGGCCTCTTCGCCTCGCCCGGCGCCGGGCGCGCCCTGGTGGCGACGCAGGTCGCGGCGGTGTGGGCGCTCGCCGGGCTCGAGCTCTCCCGGCGCTTCCCGGGGCTCAACCTCGCGCTCTTCGGCGGCGGCCCCCGGGCCGGGCACGTGGACGCGCACCTCCTCGCCAGCGCCACCGTCCTCTCGCTCGTGCTCGCGCTCGCCTCCCGCGCCGGGCGCGCGGTGCGCGGCGTCTTCGACGGGATGCTGCGCGAGGCGCTCCGCGCGCGCGAGGAGTCCCTGCGGGCCCACGCCGAGCGCGCCGAGGAGCTCACCGCGCTCTCGGCCGAGATCGCCCACGAGCTCAAGAACCCGCTCGCCTCGGTGAAGGGGCTGGCGGCCCTCCTCGCCGACGGGGCCGCCCCGGGAAAGCCCGCCGAGCGGCTGGCGGTGCTGCGGCGCGAGGTCGATCGCATGCAGGGGGTGCTGGAGGAGTTCCTCAACTTCTCGCGCCCGCTCGTCCCGCTCGCGGAGCGCGCCGTCGACCTCGCCCTGCTCGCCGAGGACGTGGCCGCGCTGCACGAGGGCCTGGCGCGGCAGCGCGGGGTCCGGATCGAGGTGCGCGGCGGCCAGGCCGAGGCGCGCTGCGACGAGCGCAAGGTGAAGCAGATCCTCATCAACCTCCTCCAGAACGCGCTCGAGGCGAGCCCGGCCGGCGCGGCCATCGAGCTGTGGGTCCTGCCGCCCGCGGACGGGGCGGTGAGCCTCCACGTCCTCGACCGCGGCCCCGGGCTCGACCCCGCCCTCTCGGGCCGCGCCTTCGAGCCGGGCATCACCTCCAAGGCGCGCGGCTCGGGGCTCGGGCTCACCATCGCCCGCGCGCTGGCGCGCCAGCACGGCGGCGAGGTGGAGCTCGCGCCGCGCGAGGGCGGCGGGTGCGCGGCGGTGCTGCGCCTGCCCGCGCCCGCGCCGGCCGCGCGCGAGGCCCTCGCGTGA